The Aspergillus flavus chromosome 6, complete sequence nucleotide sequence CTTTTGTCTTGTGTAGTATCAGTCTGACTGGCCTAGGGACGTTGCTGCTGGAATTGCGATTCTCCTTGAAGCGGGTGGCCTGGTCACAACTGCTAATCCACCAGCGGATCCTGAAACTGCCCCGATTGAGGACGTGCGACTGGGCAGTCGCTTGTACTTGGCTATTAGGTAGGATATCCTGCGAGGACTTGAGTAGTAACTGATGGCTAACTTTAATTCAAGACCTGCAGGACCGTCGGCAACCGAGACCGGCCGACAGACACAGGAGAGAACAGTGAGGGAGGTATGGAAGCGTGTACGGCAGCTCGAATACACACGGCCTGGTGCTTAACTCTTTCCTCGAGCTTTGTAAATCTCCTGGCTTTCCTAGGGATCATATAGACGACCGGACCTTATAGAAGGACTCGTTTTTGTTCATAACGACATATCTAATTTTATCACATATGCTATGCTCTAGGGTATGCTATATACAAGAATCATGTATAGAAAATGtaataagaaagaaaatcaaagattAGACTTGGACGACCTTTCAGCCAGCGACTGCGCCACCATatccttgaccttctccaccaCACCAGGAACAGCAACCACATCCTGACCAGTCCAGAGACGGGCCTGTTCCAAGCCTTGCCAGATCAATGCCTCTGAACCCAAGATAACCCTCCAGCCACTCGTCGAAGCGAGCTCTGCAATTTCCGTCCAGGGAACGGGGTGATAGCACATCTCCAGAATTACGCCCTTGAACTCATCAGAGGAAGGTGCCTCACCCAGGAAAGCCTGGAGCACCTGTCGGGCGTTGATTTCCTCAGGGGTCTTCGGTGGGTAGTTGGGAATACCCGAGACAATGGCCACGGGCGCCTCAAGAGAGGCTGCCACGGCGGGATCAGTGACATGAATGAGGGGAGCTTGTGTCGAAGTAGGGTTCCGTTCCTTGTCTTCGTTCAGAATAGTTGCGACTTCCGACGCGTCGCGGTTCACAATGTAGATCTTGCTAGCACCGAGCCATTTGCGTAGTACGTAAATCGCAGAGCGAGCCGTGCCGCCTCCACCGACGATCAAGGCAGGCTTGTTCTGGAATATTTCCGCGGATGGGGAGTTCTGCAGCAAGGCTTCCCGGATGCCAATGCAGTCGGTGTTTGTGCCGACATAGGAGCGGCTACCGTCTTGTTCCTCGCGTAAGAAGATGGTGTTACAGGCTCCAGCTTGTCTTGCGTCCTCGGTGAGGTCGTCCAGGTGAGGCATGATGGCTACCTTGTGTGGCATGGTGACAGAGGAGCCGACGAACTTGGGGTTGGCTTTGATGGCGGCTAAGTATTTATCGATTGGAGGTGACAGAGTGTATGGGGGAGGGTAAGTCGCAGATGTGCCATAGACGCTGGATAGAGGAATCTGGGCCCAGTTCAAACCCAGTGTGCTGTAGACGGTCTTATGGAGTGGTGGGGAGAGGGAGTTCAGCAAAGGATGGCCATAGAGATATGCAACACCATCCAGTTCAGCTGGACAGGTAATAGGCTCCTCAGGCCGAGTATCGTTCACAATCTGTGGTGCTGCCATTGTGACGGAAGGTGAAACTGACGGTATAGTCGATCGTCGGAAAGAGATAGATTGGGTATCTGGCAGTATATAAAATGATGTACAgcaagagaggaaggaagacaAGTATGCCACCAGTTCGTTTAACTAATACGAAAATTGTTAGTTCATTTTTCATCCGACGAGAATGAAAGCCAATGGTCGTTTGAGGATTCCACAACTCAAGCAAGGCGGCGGAGAAACGTTTAAGAATTTAGTTGGGCCCGTGACTGTTCCGAGATAAATTTAACCCAGCGGAACTTCTCCGTCAGTAGTCGTCGTTCCCCTCCTCCGAGATCGCACTCCACTTGCTCTGTATTTTGCTCCACAAGGTGTCAAGATACTTCCACTACGGCTCATCTAGACGAGATATACCGCCTGTCCCATCGTTGCTACAACACGCATCGTGATCGAGATGCTTTGTCTTGGTGCAACGTATGCAGCCAACCGCCACTGAAGATGGATATCCTTGGTATGCCCAGAAGCCGTCCAACTTTAACCTAATTCTAACTTTCTGCAGAACAATTGCCGGGGAGAACGCTT carries:
- a CDS encoding shikimate 5-dehydrogenase (quinate dehydrogenase); translated protein: MAAPQIVNDTRPEEPITCPAELDGVAYLYGHPLLNSLSPPLHKTVYSTLGLNWAQIPLSSVYGTSATYPPPYTLSPPIDKYLAAIKANPKFVGSSVTMPHKVAIMPHLDDLTEDARQAGACNTIFLREEQDGSRSYVGTNTDCIGIREALLQNSPSAEIFQNKPALIVGGGGTARSAIYVLRKWLGASKIYIVNRDASEVATILNEDKERNPTSTQAPLIHVTDPAVAASLEAPVAIVSGIPNYPPKTPEEINARQVLQAFLGEAPSSDEFKGVILEMCYHPVPWTEIAELASTSGWRVILGSEALIWQGLEQARLWTGQDVVAVPGVVEKVKDMVAQSLAERSSKSNL